The sequence CGTCAGTTCGATGCTGAAGTTCGAGATGCCGATCTGGCGCGTCAGGCCCTTCGCCTTCGCGTCGGCGAGCGCGGTCATGAACGCGTCGATCGACACGCCGTTGCCCGGGGCCGGCCAGTGGATCAGCGTCAGGTCGACATGGTCGGTGCGCAGCTTGCGCAGGCTCTCTTCGAGGCTCGGCACGAGCTTTTCCGGCGCGTAGTTGTCGGCCCAGATCTTGGTGGTCAGGAACAGGTCGTCACGACGCACGCCCGATGCTGCGATCGCTTCGCCGACTTCGGCTTCGTTGCCGTAGATTTGCGCGGTGTCGATCGCGCGGTAGCCGGCTTCGAGGCCGTTGCGGACCGAGTCGATGACAACCTGGCCTTGCAGGCGGAAGGTGCCGAGGCCGAATGCAGGAATCTTGCTCATCGTGTGCTCCTGGGAATGAAGGGATCGGCGTGATCGTGAGACCGATTGTGGCCGTCGGAGCGGATGCGATAAACGCCATCACGAGACAAAAATAATTGAATTAAAATCAAGAATCGATGCATCGGACGACATTTCGATGAAACGAACGGGGCGTCGCACCGAGGCGTTGCTCTTGCGCGAAAACTGTCCTATAACCCGGAATGTCTTGATTCAGGGTCAACAATGAAAGTCACGCTCGACGAACTCCAGGCCTTTGCCGCCGTGGTCGACACCGGTTCGATTACCGCTGCCGCGCAGCAGCTCGACCTCACCGTGTCGGCGGCGAGCCGCACGCTCGCGCGGCTCGAGGAGAAGCTGAAGACCACGCTGCTGCGCCGGACCACGCGCCGGCTCGAACTGACCGAGGAGGGGCGCGCGTTCCTGCAAGACGCGCGCGCGATCATCGAATCGGTCGAGAACGCCGAGGAGCAGATGCTCGCGCGGCGCGAGATGCCGTCGGGGCGGCTGCGCGTCGATGCCGCGACGCCGTTCATGCTGCACGTGATCGTGCCGCTCGTGCGCGGCTATCGTGAGCGCTTCCCGAAGGTCGAGCTGGAACTGAACAGCAACGAAGGGATCATCGACTTGCTGGAGCGGCGCACCGACGTTGCGATCCGGATCGGCCGCCTGAAGGATTCGACGTTGCACAGCCGGAAGATCGGGACCAGCCGGCTGCGCATTCTGGCGAGTCCGGCGTATCTCGACGCGCACGGCCAGCCGCGCAAGGTCGACGATCTCGGCAAGCACACGCTGATCGGCTTCACGCAACCCGAATCGCTGAACGTATGGCCGGTGCTCGGCGCGGATAGCGAGCCGTACCGCATCGAGCCGGACATCTGGTCGTCGAATGGCGAGACCGTCAGGCAACTCGCGCTGGAAGGGGCGGGCATCGCGTGCCTGTCGGATTTCATGACCGCGCAGGATCGCGAAAGCGGGCGGCTCACGCAGCTGTTCGCTCGCCAGACGCTGGACGTGCAGCAGCCGATCCATGCCGTGTACTACCGGAACACCGCGATTTCGTCGCGGATCGCGTCGTTTGTCGACTACCTGATCGAGGTGCTGGGCGGCGGCAGCGGCAACGAGGCGCCG comes from Burkholderia pyrrocinia and encodes:
- the dkgB gene encoding 2,5-didehydrogluconate reductase DkgB; its protein translation is MSKIPAFGLGTFRLQGQVVIDSVRNGLEAGYRAIDTAQIYGNEAEVGEAIAASGVRRDDLFLTTKIWADNYAPEKLVPSLEESLRKLRTDHVDLTLIHWPAPGNGVSIDAFMTALADAKAKGLTRQIGISNFSIELTKEAIAAVGKDAIATNQIELSPYLQNRKLVEFLNGAGIHVTSYMTLAYGKVLGDPVIGAIAQRHDATPAQVALAWALRLGYSVIPSSTKRENLASNLLAQTLRLTDADMAQIAALERNGREVDPAGLAPQWD
- a CDS encoding LysR family transcriptional regulator, which encodes MKVTLDELQAFAAVVDTGSITAAAQQLDLTVSAASRTLARLEEKLKTTLLRRTTRRLELTEEGRAFLQDARAIIESVENAEEQMLARREMPSGRLRVDAATPFMLHVIVPLVRGYRERFPKVELELNSNEGIIDLLERRTDVAIRIGRLKDSTLHSRKIGTSRLRILASPAYLDAHGQPRKVDDLGKHTLIGFTQPESLNVWPVLGADSEPYRIEPDIWSSNGETVRQLALEGAGIACLSDFMTAQDRESGRLTQLFARQTLDVQQPIHAVYYRNTAISSRIASFVDYLIEVLGGGSGNEAPARRKAAWMEPL